The following coding sequences lie in one Meles meles chromosome X, mMelMel3.1 paternal haplotype, whole genome shotgun sequence genomic window:
- the TENT5D gene encoding terminal nucleotidyltransferase 5D, with the protein MSEIRFSSLIWDQVLTLNQVLDEVIPIHGRGNFPTLEVKPKYIIQVVKNQLIKQGIIVKDTRLNGSTASYILASHSGIRYKDLDVIFRVELPSDQEFQVVKDAVLGCLLDFLPKGVKKEKITLKTMKEAYVQKMVKVCNQHDRWSLISLSNNTGKNVELKFVNSLRRQFEFSVDSFQIVLDPMLEFYSDKNAKLTKESYPVVVAESMYGDFQEAMTHLQYKLISTRKPEEIRGGGLLKYSNLLVRNFKPACEAEIKTLERYMCSRFFIDFPDVAEQQKKIESYLRNHFIGEEKSKYDYLMTLRGVVNESTVCLMGHERRQTLNMITLMALKVLGEQNILPNTDNVTCFYQPAPYLAAEGGYPTYYVTSGPPPIFFQPYHPLHFHVPNGMV; encoded by the coding sequence ATGTCTGAAATCAGATTTAGCAGTCTCATTTGGGATCAAGTTCTAACACTGAATCAAGTGTTAGATGAAGTAATTCCAATTCACGGAAGGGGGAATTTCCCCACACTGGAAGTAAAACCAAAATATATCATTCAAGTTGTGAAAAATCAATTGATAAAGCAAGGGATTATTGTTAAAGATACCCGACTGAATGGATCCACAGCAAGTTATATACTTGCAAGCCACAGTGGAATCAGATATAAGGATCTAGATGTTATTTTTCGTGTTGAACTACCAAGCGATCAGGAATTTCAAGTTGTTAAAGATGCAGTTCTTGGCTGTCTACTTGACTTTTTACCAAAAggtgtaaaaaaggaaaagatcacCCTAAAGACCATGAAAGAGGCTTATGTGCAAAAGATGGTCAAAGTCTGCAATCAGCATGATCGTTGGagtctcatttctctttcaaacAACACTGGAAAGAATGTAGAGCTAAAATTTGTGAATTCGCTCAGACGACAATTTGAATTTAGTGTTGATTCCTTTCAAATTGTTTTGGATCCCATGTTAGAATTCTACAGTGACAAAAATGCTAAACTAACCAAAGAATCCTATCCTGTTGTGGTAGCTGAAAGCATGTATGGAGATTTCCAAGAAGCAATGACACATTTACAATACAAGCTTATATCTactagaaaacctgaagagattAGAGGTGGTGGCCTTCTGAAGTACAGCAACTTGCTGGTTCGTAACTTTAAGCCAGCTTGTGAAGCAGAAATCAAGACACTGGAACGTTATATGTGTTCTAGATTCTTCATTGATTTTCCTGATGTAGCAGAACAGCAAAAGAAGATTGAATCGTACCTCCGTAACCATTTCATAGGTGAAGAAAAGAGCAAATATGACTACCTTATGACCTTGCGTGGAGTTGTAAATGAAAGCACTGTTtgtctcatgggtcatgaaagaaggcagacactcaatatGATCACCCTTATGGCTCTAAAAGTACTTGGAGAACAGAATATACTACCCAATACAGATAATGTAACTTGTTTTTATCAGCCTGCTCCATACTTAGCTGCTGAGGGAGGGTATCCTACTTATTATGTAACATCTGGACCACCACCTATTTTCTTTCAGCCATACCACCCACTGCACTTTCATGTGCCAAATGGtatggtttaa